A stretch of Marmota flaviventris isolate mMarFla1 unplaced genomic scaffold, mMarFla1.hap1 Scaffold_428, whole genome shotgun sequence DNA encodes these proteins:
- the LOC139704170 gene encoding amine sulfotransferase-like, which produces MFLDGQVVGSRWFDHIKGWYEHRHDFNILFMSYEDMKKDLRSAVLKICRFLEKELSEEVVDTVVKQASFQNMKTNPQANYDDIVKQEMGVRNNEGNFLRKGTIGDWKHHFTVEQNERFDQIFQREMKDFPLKFVWDINEE; this is translated from the exons atgtttctagatggaCAAG TGGTGGGAAGTCGTTGGTTTGATCACATAAAAGGCTGGTATGAACACAGACATGACTTCAATATTCTGTTCATGAGCTATGAAGAtatgaaaaag GACCTCAGAAGTGCAGTGTTGAAAATCTGTAGATTTCTTGAGAAAGAACTTAGTGAAGAAGTCGTGGATACTGTTGTGAAACAGGCTTCATTTCAGAACATGAAGACTAATCCACAAGCAAATTATGATGATATTGTAAAACAGGAAATGGGAGTGAGAAACAACGAAGGAAATTTTCTGCGGAAAG GTACCATTGGAGATTGGAAACATCATTTTACTGTGGAGCAGAATGAAAGATTTGACCAGATAttccaaagggaaatgaaagactTTCCCCTCAAGTTCGTCTGGGATATAAATGAGGAGTAG